From Cronobacter turicensis z3032, the proteins below share one genomic window:
- the leuD gene encoding 3-isopropylmalate dehydratase small subunit: MAEKFTQHTGLVVPLDAANVDTDAIIPKQFLQKVTRTGFGAHLFNDWRFLDDKGEQPNPEFVLNFPEYQGASILLARENFGCGSSREHAPWALTDYGFKVVIAPSFADIFYGNSFNNQLLPVTLSDEEVDEMFALVKANPGIRFEVDLEAQVVKAGGKSYSFSIDAFRRHCMLNGLDSIGLTLQHDDAIAAYEKKQPAFMG, translated from the coding sequence ATGGCAGAGAAATTTACCCAACACACCGGTCTGGTGGTTCCGCTGGATGCGGCGAATGTGGATACCGATGCGATTATCCCGAAGCAGTTCCTGCAAAAGGTGACGCGCACCGGCTTCGGCGCGCATCTGTTTAACGACTGGCGTTTTCTCGATGACAAAGGCGAGCAACCGAATCCGGAATTCGTCTTGAATTTCCCGGAATATCAGGGCGCGTCTATCCTGCTGGCGCGTGAAAACTTCGGCTGTGGCTCCTCGCGCGAGCATGCCCCGTGGGCGCTGACCGATTACGGTTTTAAAGTGGTGATTGCGCCGAGTTTCGCCGATATTTTCTACGGCAACAGCTTTAACAACCAGCTGCTGCCGGTGACGCTCAGCGATGAAGAAGTGGATGAAATGTTTGCGCTGGTGAAGGCGAACCCTGGCATTCGCTTTGAAGTGGATCTGGAAGCGCAGGTGGTGAAAGCGGGCGGGAAGTCTTACAGCTTTAGCATCGACGCGTTTCGTCGCCACTGTATGCTGAACGGACTGGACAGCATCGGTCTGACGTTGCAGCACGACGACGCCATCGCGGCGTATGAGAAAAAACAGCCCGCGTTTATGGGGTGA
- the thiB gene encoding Thiamine-binding periplasmic protein yields the protein MTVYTYDSFSSEWGPGPKIKTAFEADCGCELKFVALEDGVSLLNRLRMEGKNSKADVVLGLDNNLLQAATATGLFAKSGVPANDVNVPGGWNNDTFVPFDYGWFAFVYDKTKLKNPPKSLKELVESDQKWRVIYEDPRTSTPGLGLLLWMQKVYGDKAPDAWQKLAAKTVTVTKGWSEAYGLFLKGEGDLVLSYTTSPAYHIIEEKKENYAAANFSEGHYLQVEVAARTAASKQPALAEKFLKFMVSPAFQNAIPAGNWMYPVTNVALPEGFNALTRPQTTLQFTSQDVATQRAQWTSEWQRAVSR from the coding sequence CTGACCGTCTACACCTACGACTCCTTCTCCTCGGAGTGGGGCCCTGGCCCGAAAATTAAAACCGCCTTTGAAGCCGACTGCGGCTGCGAGCTGAAATTCGTGGCGCTGGAAGATGGCGTCTCGCTGCTGAATCGCCTGCGCATGGAAGGTAAAAACAGCAAAGCCGATGTGGTGCTGGGCCTTGATAACAACCTGCTTCAGGCCGCGACCGCGACCGGGCTGTTCGCGAAGAGCGGCGTTCCGGCGAATGACGTCAACGTGCCGGGCGGCTGGAACAACGACACCTTTGTGCCGTTCGACTACGGCTGGTTCGCCTTCGTCTATGACAAAACTAAACTGAAAAACCCGCCGAAAAGCCTGAAAGAGCTGGTGGAAAGCGATCAGAAATGGCGCGTTATCTATGAAGATCCGCGCACCAGCACGCCGGGGCTGGGCCTGCTGCTGTGGATGCAGAAAGTTTACGGCGATAAAGCGCCGGACGCCTGGCAGAAGCTCGCCGCGAAGACCGTCACCGTCACTAAAGGCTGGAGCGAAGCCTACGGCCTGTTCCTCAAAGGCGAAGGCGATCTGGTGCTGAGCTACACCACCTCCCCCGCCTACCACATCATTGAAGAGAAAAAAGAGAACTACGCGGCGGCGAACTTCAGCGAAGGCCACTATTTGCAGGTGGAAGTCGCCGCGCGCACCGCCGCCAGCAAACAGCCTGCGCTGGCGGAAAAATTCCTGAAGTTCATGGTTTCGCCCGCATTCCAGAATGCGATCCCCGCAGGCAACTGGATGTACCCGGTGACCAACGTCGCCTTGCCGGAAGGGTTTAACGCCCTGACCCGGCCGCAGACCACCCTGCAATTTACCTCACAGGATGTCGCCACACAGCGAGCGCAATGGACGAGTGAATGGCAACGCGCCGTGAGCCGCTGA
- the setA gene encoding Sugar efflux transporter A: protein MNTSSPAPHERMRLMLWFLTFVRRLNVVYLSFMVVAFMMGVAGALQAPTLSLFLSREVGAPPFWVGLFYTVNAIAGIAVSLLLAKRSDSRGDRRKLILFCCMMAVGNCVLFAFNRHYLTLITAGVLLASLANTAMPQLFALAREYADNSAREAVMFSSVMRAQLSLAWVIGPPLSFMLALSFGFTTMFLIAAGIFILSLVIIFFALPSVARIEQPADVALTQVSGWKDKNVRMLFIASVLMWTCNTMYIIDMPLWVSQELALPESLAGVLMGTAAGLEIPAMLLAGFYVKRFGKKPMMLVAVGAGVLFYAGLNLFHSREALLGLQLFNALFIGIVAGLGMIWFQDLMPGRAGSATTLFSNSISTGVILAGVAQGALVESFGHYAVYPVIAGIALVALWLTSRVKDV from the coding sequence ATGAACACGTCTTCGCCCGCCCCACATGAAAGGATGCGCCTGATGTTGTGGTTTCTTACGTTTGTCCGACGTCTTAATGTCGTCTATCTCTCCTTTATGGTCGTCGCCTTTATGATGGGGGTGGCGGGCGCGCTACAGGCGCCGACGCTGAGCCTGTTTTTAAGCCGCGAAGTGGGCGCGCCGCCGTTCTGGGTGGGGCTGTTTTATACGGTAAACGCCATCGCCGGGATCGCGGTCAGCCTGTTGCTGGCGAAGCGTTCCGACAGCCGGGGCGACCGGCGCAAGTTGATTCTTTTTTGCTGCATGATGGCGGTCGGCAACTGCGTCCTGTTTGCTTTTAACCGTCACTATCTGACGCTGATTACCGCAGGCGTGCTGCTGGCGTCGCTTGCGAATACCGCCATGCCGCAGCTTTTCGCGCTGGCGCGCGAGTATGCCGATAACTCCGCCCGCGAGGCGGTGATGTTCAGCTCGGTGATGCGCGCCCAGCTGTCGCTTGCCTGGGTTATCGGGCCGCCGCTGTCGTTTATGCTGGCGCTGAGCTTCGGCTTTACCACGATGTTTTTAATCGCCGCCGGGATTTTTATCCTGAGCCTGGTGATTATCTTTTTCGCGCTGCCGTCGGTGGCGCGCATTGAGCAGCCCGCCGACGTGGCGCTGACGCAGGTCAGCGGCTGGAAAGACAAGAATGTGCGGATGCTGTTTATCGCCTCGGTGCTGATGTGGACCTGCAATACGATGTATATCATCGATATGCCGCTGTGGGTGAGCCAGGAGCTGGCGCTGCCCGAGAGCCTCGCGGGCGTGTTGATGGGCACTGCGGCAGGGCTTGAGATCCCGGCGATGCTGCTGGCCGGTTTTTACGTGAAGCGGTTCGGTAAGAAGCCGATGATGCTGGTGGCGGTGGGCGCAGGCGTGCTGTTTTACGCCGGGCTTAATCTCTTTCACAGCCGCGAGGCGCTGCTGGGGTTGCAGCTGTTTAACGCGCTGTTTATCGGGATTGTCGCCGGGCTTGGGATGATCTGGTTCCAGGATCTGATGCCGGGGCGCGCCGGTTCCGCCACCACGCTGTTCAGCAACAGTATTTCGACAGGGGTGATTCTGGCGGGCGTGGCGCAGGGGGCGCTTGTGGAGAGCTTCGGGCATTACGCGGTATACCCGGTGATTGCCGGGATAGCGCTGGTGGCGCTGTGGCTGACGAGCAGGGTGAAGGACGTTTAA
- the leuO gene encoding Probable HTH-type transcriptional regulator leuO, whose protein sequence is MSGDHIEHSPAPEGLKPQLRTVDLNLLTVFDAVMQEQNITRAAHMLGMSQPAVSNAVARLKVMFNDELFVRYGRGIQPTVRACQLFGSIRQALQLVQNELPGSGFEPLSSERLFNLCVCSPLDNLLTSIIYNSVMNIAPNIHLVFKSSLNQNIEHQLRYQETEFVIGYDEFRRPEFTCVPLFKDEMVLVSSKSHPRKDNLLRESEVFKEQHAVVALDRFSSFSLPWYDTAEKQSAIAYQGMAMTSVLNVVSRTNLITIAPRWLAQDYEQALQLQIMPLPFKLNSRTCYLSWHEAAGRDKGHQWMEELLSNVCRR, encoded by the coding sequence ATGTCTGGTGATCATATTGAACACTCACCCGCACCTGAAGGGCTGAAACCTCAATTACGCACGGTCGATCTGAATTTATTGACGGTTTTTGATGCGGTAATGCAGGAACAAAATATTACCCGCGCCGCGCATATGCTGGGGATGTCTCAGCCCGCCGTCAGTAACGCAGTGGCGCGCCTTAAAGTGATGTTTAATGACGAATTATTTGTACGCTACGGGCGCGGCATTCAGCCCACGGTCCGGGCCTGTCAGCTGTTCGGGTCGATTCGTCAGGCGCTTCAGTTGGTGCAAAATGAATTGCCGGGCTCAGGATTCGAGCCGCTCAGTAGCGAAAGGCTGTTTAATCTCTGCGTGTGCAGTCCGCTGGATAATCTGCTGACGTCGATTATTTACAACAGCGTAATGAATATCGCACCCAATATACATTTAGTATTTAAATCATCGCTAAATCAGAATATCGAACATCAGCTGCGCTACCAGGAGACGGAATTCGTCATTGGTTATGACGAATTCCGCCGCCCCGAGTTTACCTGCGTTCCCCTATTTAAAGATGAAATGGTGCTGGTGAGCAGCAAGAGCCATCCGCGTAAAGATAACCTGTTACGCGAAAGTGAAGTTTTTAAAGAACAACATGCCGTGGTGGCGTTAGATCGTTTTAGTTCTTTCAGCCTGCCGTGGTATGACACCGCGGAAAAACAATCCGCCATCGCTTATCAGGGAATGGCGATGACCAGCGTATTAAATGTCGTGTCTCGCACGAATCTGATTACTATTGCTCCGCGCTGGCTCGCGCAGGATTATGAGCAAGCGCTGCAACTGCAAATCATGCCGTTGCCGTTTAAATTAAACAGCCGCACCTGTTATCTCTCCTGGCATGAAGCAGCCGGGCGCGATAAGGGCCATCAGTGGATGGAGGAGCTGTTATCGAACGTCTGTCGGCGTTAA
- the leuB gene encoding 3-isopropylmalate dehydrogenase, with translation MSKNYHIAVLPGDGIGPEVMAQALKVLDAVRGRFDMRITTSHYDVGGIAIDRHGNPLPQATVEGCEQADAILFGSVGGPKWENLPPAQQPERGALLPLRKHFKLFSNLRPAKLYQGLEEFCPLRADISANGFDILCVRELTGGIYFGQPKGREGSGMHEKAFDTEVYHRFEIERIARIAFESARKRRNKVTSIDKANVLQTSLLWREIVNEIGKEYPDVELTHMYIDNATMQLIKDPSQFDVLLCSNLFGDILSDECAMITGSMGMLPSASLNEQGFGLYEPAGGSAPDIAGKNIANPVAQILSLSLLLRYSLEADDAATAIENAINRALEEGVRTGDLARGGQAVSTDEMGDIIARYVAEGV, from the coding sequence ATGTCTAAAAATTATCATATTGCAGTTTTGCCGGGCGACGGTATTGGCCCGGAAGTGATGGCGCAAGCCCTGAAAGTACTGGATGCCGTTCGTGGTCGTTTTGATATGCGTATCACCACCAGCCACTACGACGTTGGCGGCATCGCCATCGATCGCCACGGCAACCCGCTGCCGCAGGCGACCGTAGAGGGCTGCGAGCAGGCCGATGCCATCCTGTTTGGCTCGGTCGGCGGCCCGAAGTGGGAAAACCTGCCCCCGGCACAGCAGCCGGAGCGCGGCGCGCTGCTGCCGCTGCGTAAACATTTCAAGCTGTTCAGTAACCTGCGTCCGGCGAAGCTCTACCAGGGCCTGGAAGAATTTTGCCCGCTGCGCGCCGATATCTCCGCCAACGGCTTTGATATCCTTTGCGTGCGCGAGCTGACCGGCGGCATCTACTTCGGCCAGCCGAAAGGCCGCGAAGGCAGCGGCATGCATGAAAAAGCGTTCGACACCGAGGTCTATCACCGTTTTGAAATCGAACGCATCGCACGCATCGCGTTTGAGTCGGCGCGCAAACGTCGTAATAAAGTCACCTCGATTGATAAAGCGAACGTGCTGCAAACGTCGCTGCTGTGGCGTGAAATCGTCAATGAAATTGGCAAAGAGTATCCGGACGTCGAACTGACGCACATGTACATCGACAACGCCACCATGCAGCTGATTAAAGATCCGTCGCAGTTTGACGTGCTGCTCTGCTCTAACCTGTTTGGCGATATTCTCTCTGACGAGTGCGCCATGATTACCGGCTCAATGGGGATGCTGCCTTCCGCAAGCCTCAACGAGCAGGGCTTTGGCCTGTACGAACCGGCAGGCGGCTCCGCGCCGGATATCGCCGGGAAAAACATCGCCAACCCGGTGGCGCAGATCCTCTCGCTGTCTCTGCTGCTGCGCTACAGCCTGGAAGCCGACGACGCGGCGACGGCGATTGAAAACGCGATCAACCGCGCGCTGGAAGAAGGCGTGCGCACCGGCGACCTGGCCCGCGGCGGCCAGGCTGTCAGCACTGATGAAATGGGCGATATCATTGCCCGCTATGTGGCCGAAGGGGTGTAA
- the leuC gene encoding 3-isopropylmalate dehydratase large subunit, with protein MAKTLYQKLFDAHVVHEAPNETPLLYIDRHLVHEVTSPQAFDGLRAHGRPVRQPRKTFATMDHNVSTQTKDINASGEMARIQMQELIKNCNEFGVELYDLNHPYQGIVHVMGPEQGITLPGMTIVCGDSHTATHGAFGALAFGIGTSEVEHVLATQTLKQGRAKTMKIEVNGRAAPGITAKDIVLAIIGKTGSAGGTGYVVEFCGDAIRALSMEGRMTLCNMAIEMGAKAGLVAPDDITFNYVKGRLHAPKGQDFDDAVAYWKTLKTDDGAQFDAVVTLNAEEIAPQVTWGTNPGQVIAVSDAIPDPASFADPVERASAEKALAYMGLKPGVPLTDVAIDKVFIGSCTNSRIEDLRAAAEIARGRKVAPGVQALVVPGSGPVKAQAEAEGLDKIFIEAGFEWRLPGCSMCLAMNNDRLNPGERCASTSNRNFEGRQGRGGRTHLVSPAMAAAAAVTGHFADIRSLK; from the coding sequence ATGGCAAAGACCTTATATCAGAAGCTGTTTGACGCTCACGTGGTTCATGAGGCCCCGAACGAAACGCCGCTGCTCTACATCGACCGTCATCTGGTGCATGAAGTGACGTCGCCGCAGGCGTTTGACGGCCTGCGCGCCCATGGCCGCCCGGTGCGCCAGCCGCGCAAAACGTTCGCCACCATGGATCACAACGTCTCCACCCAGACCAAAGATATCAATGCGTCCGGCGAAATGGCCCGCATTCAGATGCAGGAGCTGATTAAGAACTGCAACGAATTCGGCGTCGAACTGTATGATCTGAACCACCCGTATCAGGGCATCGTGCATGTAATGGGGCCGGAGCAGGGTATTACCCTGCCGGGCATGACCATCGTCTGCGGCGACTCCCACACCGCCACCCACGGCGCCTTCGGTGCGCTGGCGTTCGGTATCGGCACCTCAGAAGTGGAGCATGTGCTGGCGACGCAAACCCTCAAACAGGGCCGCGCGAAGACCATGAAAATCGAGGTCAACGGCCGCGCAGCACCGGGCATCACCGCGAAAGATATCGTTCTGGCGATCATCGGTAAAACCGGCAGCGCAGGCGGCACCGGCTATGTGGTGGAATTCTGCGGCGACGCTATCCGCGCGCTGAGCATGGAAGGCCGTATGACGCTGTGCAACATGGCGATTGAAATGGGCGCCAAAGCGGGCCTGGTCGCGCCGGACGACATCACGTTTAATTATGTCAAAGGCCGTCTGCATGCGCCGAAAGGCCAGGATTTCGACGACGCCGTGGCGTACTGGAAAACCCTGAAAACCGACGACGGCGCGCAGTTCGATGCGGTCGTGACGCTCAATGCCGAAGAGATCGCCCCGCAGGTGACCTGGGGCACCAACCCCGGCCAGGTTATCGCCGTAAGTGACGCCATTCCCGATCCGGCCTCGTTCGCCGATCCGGTCGAGCGCGCCTCTGCGGAGAAAGCGCTGGCCTATATGGGGCTTAAACCCGGCGTGCCGCTGACCGATGTAGCTATTGATAAAGTGTTTATTGGTTCCTGCACCAACTCGCGTATCGAAGATCTGCGCGCCGCGGCAGAAATCGCCCGTGGCCGTAAAGTGGCGCCGGGCGTTCAGGCGCTGGTGGTGCCAGGCTCAGGCCCGGTGAAAGCGCAGGCGGAAGCCGAAGGGCTGGACAAAATTTTCATCGAAGCCGGTTTTGAATGGCGTCTGCCGGGCTGCTCAATGTGCCTTGCGATGAACAATGATCGCCTGAACCCGGGCGAGCGCTGCGCCTCGACCAGCAACCGTAACTTTGAAGGCCGTCAGGGCCGCGGCGGACGCACGCACCTGGTCAGCCCGGCGATGGCCGCCGCCGCCGCCGTTACCGGTCATTTCGCCGATATCCGTAGTCTGAAATAA
- the leuA gene encoding 2-isopropylmalate synthase, producing MSQQVIIFDTTLRDGEQALQASLSVKEKLQIALALERMGVDVMEVGFPVSSPGDFESVQTIARQVKNSRVCALARCVEKDIDVAAESLKIAEAFRIHTFIATSPMHIATKLRSTLDEVIERAVYMVKRARNYTDDVEFSCEDAGRTPIADLARVVEAAINAGATTINIPDTVGYTLPFEFSNIISGLYERVPNIDKAIISVHTHDDLGMAVGNALAAVQAGARQVEGTLNGIGERAGNCALEEVIMAIKLRQNLMNVHTRINHQEIWRTSQTVSQICNMPIPANKAVVGSGAFAHSSGIHQDGVLKNRENYEIMTPESIGLNQVQLNLTSRSGRAAVKHRMEEMGYHENDYNLDDLYDAFLKLADKKGQVFDYDLEALAFINKQQEEPEHFRLEYFSVQSGSSAMATASVKLACGEEIKAEAANGNGPVDAVYQAINRITDYDIELVKYQLGAKGHGKNALGQVDIVVSYNGRHFHGVGLTTDIVESSARAMINVLNNIWRAGEVEKELQRKAQNKEHNQETV from the coding sequence ATGAGCCAGCAAGTCATTATTTTTGATACCACATTGCGTGACGGTGAGCAGGCGCTCCAGGCGAGCCTGAGCGTAAAGGAAAAACTGCAAATCGCGCTGGCGCTTGAGCGCATGGGTGTCGATGTCATGGAAGTCGGTTTTCCGGTCTCTTCGCCGGGCGATTTCGAATCGGTGCAAACTATCGCCCGCCAGGTCAAAAACAGCCGCGTCTGCGCGCTGGCCCGGTGCGTGGAAAAAGATATCGACGTGGCCGCCGAATCCCTGAAAATCGCCGAGGCGTTTCGTATTCACACCTTTATCGCCACTTCACCGATGCACATCGCCACCAAACTGCGCAGTACGCTGGATGAAGTGATTGAGCGCGCCGTCTATATGGTAAAACGCGCCCGCAACTATACCGACGACGTTGAATTCTCCTGCGAAGACGCGGGCCGCACCCCGATTGCGGACCTGGCGCGCGTCGTGGAAGCCGCCATCAACGCAGGCGCCACTACTATTAATATTCCGGATACCGTCGGCTACACCCTGCCCTTCGAATTCAGCAACATCATCAGCGGCCTGTATGAGCGCGTACCAAACATCGACAAAGCGATTATCTCCGTTCATACCCATGACGATCTGGGCATGGCCGTCGGCAATGCCCTGGCCGCCGTGCAGGCGGGCGCGCGTCAGGTGGAAGGCACGTTAAACGGCATCGGCGAACGCGCGGGCAATTGTGCTCTGGAAGAGGTCATCATGGCCATCAAGCTGCGCCAGAACCTGATGAACGTCCACACCCGCATTAACCACCAGGAGATCTGGCGCACCAGCCAGACCGTCAGCCAGATCTGCAACATGCCGATCCCGGCGAACAAAGCGGTGGTCGGCTCCGGCGCCTTTGCGCACTCTTCCGGCATCCATCAGGACGGCGTCCTGAAAAACCGTGAAAACTACGAGATCATGACGCCGGAATCCATCGGCCTGAATCAGGTGCAGCTGAACCTGACCTCCCGCTCCGGCCGTGCTGCCGTTAAGCACCGTATGGAAGAGATGGGCTACCACGAAAACGACTACAACCTGGACGACCTGTACGACGCCTTCCTGAAGCTGGCGGACAAAAAAGGCCAGGTATTTGATTACGATCTGGAAGCGCTGGCCTTTATCAATAAACAGCAGGAAGAGCCGGAGCATTTCCGTCTGGAATACTTCAGCGTGCAGTCCGGCTCCAGCGCCATGGCGACCGCGTCTGTGAAACTGGCCTGCGGCGAGGAGATCAAAGCCGAAGCCGCTAACGGCAACGGCCCGGTCGACGCGGTTTATCAGGCTATCAACCGCATTACCGACTACGACATCGAGCTGGTGAAATACCAGTTAGGCGCGAAAGGCCACGGCAAAAACGCGCTGGGCCAGGTAGATATCGTGGTCAGCTATAACGGCCGCCACTTCCACGGCGTGGGTCTGACGACCGATATCGTCGAATCCTCCGCCCGCGCGATGATCAACGTGCTGAACAACATCTGGCGCGCCGGCGAAGTCGAGAAAGAGTTGCAACGAAAAGCACAGAATAAAGAACACAATCAGGAAACCGTGTGA
- the sgrR gene encoding HTH-type transcriptional regulator sgrR produces the protein MPSGRLQQQFIRLWQCCDGKPQDTTLNELAELLSCSRRHMRTLLNAMQARGWLTWEAEAGRGKRSRLRFLYTGLALQQQRAEDLLEQDRIDQLVQIVGDKSAVRQMLLSHLGRSFRQGRHILRVLYYRPLQNLLPGSALRRSETHIARQIFSGLTRINEENGELEADIAHHWQQISPFHWRFFLRPGIHFHHGRELDMLDVISSLQRICALPLYAHIRQVTSPTAWTLDIHLSEPDDWLPWLMGSVPAMILPREWPELPKFASQPVGTGPYAVVRNNSNQLKIHAFDDYFGYRALIDEVNFWVLPEIGEELSCAVQLEGPTRDADEKAVESRLEEGCYYLLFDSRSRVGAMPEVRRWISSRFTPARLLHRAAPQYQRIWFPAYGLLPRWHHAPQIPEAQKPAGLERLTLTFYGDHIENRIIGALLRDILAQDQVELELREVSYEEWYQGDITSDLWLNSANFTLPLDFSLFAHLCEVPLIQHCIPLDWQGDAQRWRTGALNLPQWCRTMLERQDILPLIHHWLMLQGQRSMRGVRMNTLGWFDFKSAWFAPPEP, from the coding sequence ATGCCTTCAGGTCGTCTGCAACAGCAATTTATCCGCCTGTGGCAATGCTGCGACGGTAAGCCCCAGGACACCACGCTGAACGAACTGGCCGAGCTGCTGAGCTGCTCGCGCCGCCACATGCGCACGCTGCTGAACGCCATGCAGGCGCGCGGCTGGCTGACGTGGGAAGCCGAAGCCGGGCGCGGCAAGCGCTCCAGGCTACGTTTCCTTTATACCGGTCTCGCGCTCCAGCAGCAGCGGGCGGAGGATCTGCTGGAGCAGGACAGGATTGATCAGCTGGTGCAGATCGTCGGCGACAAATCCGCAGTGCGCCAAATGCTGCTCTCGCACCTGGGCCGTAGCTTCCGCCAGGGACGCCATATTCTGCGCGTGCTCTACTACCGCCCGCTGCAAAACCTGTTGCCCGGCAGCGCGTTGCGCCGTTCAGAAACCCACATCGCCCGGCAGATTTTCAGCGGGCTGACGCGCATAAACGAGGAAAACGGGGAACTGGAAGCCGATATCGCACACCACTGGCAACAGATTTCCCCTTTTCACTGGCGCTTTTTCTTACGCCCCGGTATCCATTTTCATCATGGCCGCGAGCTCGACATGCTTGATGTCATCAGCTCGCTACAGCGCATCTGCGCCCTGCCGCTCTATGCGCATATCCGCCAGGTGACTTCCCCCACGGCCTGGACGCTGGATATTCACCTGAGCGAGCCGGACGACTGGCTGCCGTGGCTGATGGGCAGCGTGCCTGCGATGATCCTGCCGCGGGAGTGGCCGGAACTGCCGAAATTCGCCAGTCAGCCCGTCGGCACCGGTCCTTACGCGGTGGTACGCAATAACAGCAACCAGCTTAAGATCCACGCCTTCGATGACTACTTCGGTTACCGGGCGCTGATTGATGAGGTCAACTTCTGGGTGCTGCCGGAGATAGGCGAGGAACTGAGCTGCGCCGTTCAGCTTGAGGGTCCGACGCGCGACGCCGACGAAAAAGCCGTGGAGAGCCGCCTCGAAGAGGGCTGCTACTATCTGCTATTTGATTCCCGCTCGCGCGTCGGCGCCATGCCGGAGGTGCGCCGCTGGATAAGCTCGCGCTTTACGCCCGCCCGCCTGCTGCACCGCGCCGCGCCGCAATATCAGCGCATCTGGTTTCCGGCTTACGGCCTGCTGCCGCGCTGGCACCACGCGCCGCAAATCCCTGAAGCGCAGAAACCCGCCGGGCTGGAGCGCCTGACGCTCACCTTCTATGGCGACCATATTGAAAACCGCATTATCGGCGCGCTGCTGCGCGATATTCTGGCGCAGGATCAGGTCGAGCTTGAGCTGCGGGAAGTGAGCTATGAAGAGTGGTATCAGGGAGACATCACCAGCGATCTGTGGCTTAACAGCGCCAACTTTACGCTGCCGCTCGATTTCTCGCTGTTCGCCCACCTGTGCGAAGTGCCGCTGATTCAGCACTGCATCCCGCTCGACTGGCAGGGCGACGCGCAGCGCTGGCGTACCGGCGCGCTGAACCTGCCGCAGTGGTGCCGCACCATGCTGGAGCGTCAGGACATTCTGCCGCTGATCCACCACTGGCTGATGCTCCAGGGCCAGCGCAGTATGCGCGGCGTGCGGATGAACACGCTCGGCTGGTTTGATTTTAAATCCGCCTGGTTTGCGCCGCCCGAGCCGTAA